In Akkermansia muciniphila, the DNA window CATGAGAAAAGGAGGGGAAGATGGCGGAACATCAAGGAAGGAGTTGGGATTAAGGGGCATGGGAAATGTATGTCCTTGTTTAGATAAATTCATATTCCGTTGAAAATCAAGTTAATTCGTTAGAGAAAAATAGTTCTGGACCGATGGCAGCCGGAACCCGGATGCTCTGTCGCTCCTTCCGGAACATGCCTTCTTTTTTGCGTGCAGGGCCGCGCAGGAGTGGTAGGGTACAGGGTATGAGCGTAATAACCAAGCGTGGAGACAGCGGAGAAACGGACCTGATGTTCGGCAAACGGAGCCCAAAGACGGCCCCGCGCATTGAAGCTTACGGAACGGTGGATGAACTGAATTCCCTGATCGGCGTGGTGCGGCATTCCGGGGTGAGTCCCCGGACGGTGGAGATGCTGGACGGCGTTCAGGCGCGCCTGGTGGGCGCCATGGGGGAACTGGCCACGCTGGAGGAAGATCTTCCCAAGTATGATGAAAAGGGCTATGCCCGCATTACGGCGGAGGACGTGGCCTGGCTGGAGGAACAGGCCCACCTGCTGGAGAAGGAATGCGACATCCGTTTCAAGGGGTGGGCACGTCCCGGCAAGGAGGGTTCCCTGGGCGCCGCGCAACTGGACCTGGCCCGGTCCGTCTGCCGCCGTGCGGAACGCCGGGTGGTGGCGCTGAGGCTGGATAATGCCTTGAGCAACGTGAACACGGCCCTCTTCCTGAACCGCCTTTCCGACCTCTGCTGGGTTCTAGCCCGCTTTGAAGCGCTGGACGCCGTGGAAAAGGCGGAAGACTGAACAGGATATTTCCGCCATCCTCTTTTGCCGGGAGAGCGGAAGATTGAAAAAGGGTGTTTGCGGAGTAGGCCAGAAGCTTTTATTCCTTGAACTTCTGCCTATGCAGAAATTCAAGGAAGGAGGGATTTGTGGCGGGAAGTTTGTCCCTTTCCTGGATTTTCTCGTATATGCGCATATACATTCCCAGGCCGTCTCCGCCGCATATATGGCCGCCTGTCATGCGGCGTTTTGTCCCGCTGCCGTCCAGGAGAACAATGGTTCCGCTCAGAGGATGAAGGATGCTGTAATGGCTGTCAAACCCGATACCGTATGCGGCTGTTCCATCGGTGAATTCCAGCGTGGATACGTTAAAAAATGTTTCCTGATGGTTTTTTGCGAGGTCCAAATCTCTGTCGCATCTCCAGAGGAGGGCGGGAATGGAAAGAAAATAGAGTCCGGCGGCGGCCAGAATCAGCACGGAAAGAAGCAGTTTATATCTTTTTAAAAATTGCATGGCTGGAAGAATTTCTTGCTATGTCATTCGCGCAAATCCGTTTCACCTTGAAGGCTGGCGGTGCGAATCATCTCCACGGTGGCAGATGGAGTTAAACGCCCCTGTTTCATTTTAAGCGGGGTAATACTGTTTTTTGTTGAGAGAAGCCGGATTCCCGAATGCGGACGGTTAACTGAAACAGGGAACGGAATTTCTGTTCTTCATTCAAATTACATTAAGAAGGCCAGCATTTTATGTCAAGTCCGCATGGATATGTTTCTGCCTCTTTCCTGTCCGGAACGGAAGAGGTTCAATAAGCGCATCCGTACTTCCGCCTTATTTTTTGACGCTTGCGGAATTTCTGCTTGTGTTGAAGACTTAAAAGGGAGAGAAGATGGGTACATAGAATTGCCCCTCCCATGAAATCCTATTCTTTTGCTATTGGCTGCTTCTTAGGAATTTGCAGTATTTGTTCATCCCTTGCCGCCACTACGGTGGTTTATCCGCCCCCCTCCCCCACCCATCTGGAAAAGGGGAAACCGTTTCAGCTGGTCTTTGACAAGGCCGTGGTGCCCGCTTCCGAGGTGGGAAAACCGGCAGCCCCGGAACTCATGTCCTTTTCCCCGGAGGAGAAACCGCTGGAACTGGCATTGGACAAGTCCGCCGTACCGGGCGCCGGGCTGACGGGACTGGAGGAGGCAGGGCTGACGGTTCTTTTTCCTTCCTTGAAGTTTTCTTCCAAATGGATTACTCCCAACGTGCTGGAGTGCGTTCCGCTGGAGGAGGTCCCCTTCCGGGCCTCCTATTTATGGAAACCGGCGGAGAATGCCCGTTTTCTGGACGGGTCCCCGGTGCCGTCCGTTCCGCTGCGCCTGGCGGGACGCATGACCTGGAATTTCTTCCTGTCTTCCATGGACAGGGGCTGGCAAGGGAGTGAAGTTTACCCGTGGGAAAGTTTTTTCCTGGTAATTCCCGACGCTGTTCCGGACAAGGGCAATTCCTCGGACAGCTTGTATGGCAACGGCAAGGGGTTCCTGATGCTTCCGGGTTATTGCTCATGGAAGGAGGCATTGGAAAAGAACCTTCGTTTTGTCGGCGTTTTGGAGGCAGATCAGTTGAAGTCCGCAGATTTTAAAGAGCAGTTCAAGGCCGCCGCCGGGGAGAATAATATGGGATTCCGGTTAAGACCTGCCACGTTGAAGGAAATAAGAGATGCAAAATCCTACCGCGTGAGAAATATTGCAGGGGAGGGAAGATTCAGAGGCAGTCCGGAGAGCATGGCCGTTCCCGGCGTGTATGTCATTCAGCCGGAAGGGATGTTCCGGTATGGCAGGGATTATTACCTGGTCAGTTTGGATGCTTCCTTCCTGTCCTCCCGCGGACGGGAAAGAAAAACCGGATGGGATGAGATCAAGCTGGGTACCGTGCCCCGCTTTTCCGCCTCCGGCTATTATCATGCGTTTTCCGGCAGCGGAGGCCGTTTAACCCTTGAATGGACCCTCCCTGTGCAGATTGGGGATTTGGCGCAATTCTGCCGGGACCATGTGGAGTTGTTCATGGAGGGCGACAAGAAGCCGATGGCTTACGATGAACAGGAGGGAGGCTTTACCGCATCCCTTGGTGGAGAAGAAGGGGAGGCCGCCCGGAACGTAGTGATCCGCCTAGACAGGGAACGGCTGGCGGACATGAAGCATATCCGCCCCCAGTGGTATTCCTCCCTGCCTTTCCTGGTGAGCGGAGAGGCCGCCGTGTTTAAACTGAAATGGAAGCTGAAGGGCGTCCGTTCCGTGGACGGCCAGGAATTGTCCCGGAAGAATGCGGAAGATTCCGTAGAGGTGAGGCCGGAGGCTCCCTCCCTGTACCTGGATGCGGGCAATAACGGCGTCATGTACGCCGGGTCCCGCAAATTGAAGGCTTCCGTCAGCAATTTGAAGGATTTGACCGTGCGCGGCTACCGGATCAGGGATGGCTACCAGCACCAGACGATGGCGGCTTACAGGAAGATTTATGAGCGGGACCAGGAGGCGCCGCTGGCCCGTACCGTGACGGACCGCGACCAGAGGCATTTCCTCCCTGCGGAGCTTCTTGCTGCGGATAAGAAAGGGGAGCTGGCCCTGGACGTCCGTGATAAAACGGAAGCGTCCGTCAGCCTGGACGGCCTGTTCGGCGGGTCCGTGGAGCCGGGCATGTATTTCATTGAGGTGGAAGGCCGCGTCAGTAATCCGGTGCTGGAGGCGTACAGGCTGTTTGGCGCGCCGTCGGAGAACGGGGGCAGAAGGGATTTCAGCAGGGATGAGGCTTCTTATGCCGTGCAGGCCGTCGTCCAGGTGACGGACCTGGGCGTCCTTCACAAGAAGACGGCGGATGACATGTTTGTGTACGTGTATTCCCTGGCTACCGGAAAAGCAGCGGAGAAGGCGCAGGTCCAGTTGCTGGACGACGGGGGCGCCGTGCTGGCTTCCGTTCCCGTGGAGCAGGGCGCCGTGCGGCTGCCCATGACCGGAATGGACAAAAAGGCCGCTTACGTGCGCGTCCTGTCCGGGGCGGACAGCTACCTGAGCCCCCTGAAAGACTGGCCGGGGAAAGTGAGCACGTGGTCCTTTGACGTGAAGACGCTGCCTTATGAGTGGGAGGCCCTGGGGCTGAATCCGGCCTCTACCGCGGAAACCAGGCTGTTCATGTTCTCTGACCGGAACCTTTACCGCCCGGGAGAGACGATGCACCTGAAGGGAATCGTGCGGTCCCTGCTGGATAACCGTCTCACCCTCGCTCCCGTGGAGGAAGTCAAACTGACTATCCGGGACAGCCGGGACCGGGAAGTGGCCGTCAAGCAGGTGAATTTGTCTGATACGGGAACGTTTGACCTGGATTTCACCTTCCCTGATGAAGAGACGGGAACTTACGCCGTCCTTGCCAGCCTGCGGCTGAAAGGGGATTCCGCCCAGGCGGGGAAGGAAGATGGTTCCTCCGAAGACGGGTATGATTACAAAAAATATTACCGGGAGGAGGTCTACAAGAGCAACCGGGAATTCCGGTATCCTGTGGAGGTGGCCGAGTTCAAGCGGAATGAGTTTGAAGTGGAGGAGAGAATCCATAACTTAAAGCCGGGCGCCGCTGTCCTGAAGGCTGACGTGAAGGCCACCAATTTCACCGGAACCCCCGTTTCCGGCGGCAAGGTAAATTGGTCCCTGCGCAGCGTACCGTCCAATTTCTATCCTGCCGGATACAGGGATTACCGTTTCGGGGATTACCGGGATGAGGACGCGGGCTACTGGGAGGCCTATTACGGTTATTCCGGCGGCGGTTCTTCTTCCCATATGAAGCAGCAGTCCGCCGTGCTGGACGGAGAAGGCAGGAATACGGTGGAGTTTTCCCTGGACGGCCAGTCCTTCCCCAGAGCCAGGCGGCTGTCCCTCCAGGCCTCTGTCGTGAACGGGAATGAGCAGCTGGTCAAGACTTCCCGGAGCGCCGTCTGGAATCCGGCTTCCGTTTTTGTGGGGGTGAAGAACAGCTCTTCCATCTGCCGCCAGGGAACGCCCCTGGACTTGCGCCTGATTGCGCTGGGGCTGGACGGAAAGCCCTATGCGGGAAATGGCCTGGACCTGAACATGACGGTGACGCGCACCGCCTTCCGGCCTGTGCGGTATGAAAGCGATGATGCCACGACCGTGCGCAATGACGAGGTGACGAGCACGGTGATGGAGAAGGCGCTGACTGTGACTCCGGCGGATTCCGCCGATATACGGACGGGAGGTAAGGCCGTTTCCATCCCCACCGCCCAGGATGGCATTTACGAGGTGGCTTTTTCCGGACGTGACGCGGATGGGCGGGAATTCCGCACCGCCGTGAAGTACTGGGTTTACGGCAGTGACGTTTCCCCGTGGGAATACCATGACGGCCTGAAGGTAAAGATTATCCCGGACAAGCAATTGTACAAGCCGGGAGAAACGGCCCGCCTCCTGGTCCAGACTCCCATTGAGGGGGAAGTGATGGTGACGGTGGAACGGGAGAAGGTGCTGCGGAGTTTCGCCAGAAAGCTGACGCTGGACAATCCCGTGATTGAGGTGCCGCTGGAGGATGCGGACGCTCCGAATGTTTATGTCTCCGTTTTCCTGGTGAAGGGGGCGGATTTGAGCGGGCGTAAAGCCCGCAATCCCCAGTTGAAGCTGGGATACGCCGCCCTGAAGGTGCAGCCCATCCGGCACATCCTGAATGTGAAGGTGTCTCCCCCCGCCGGCATGTCCCGGCCCGGTTCCCTTGCCGTGGTCAGAGGCGTGGTGACGGATTATTCCGGAAGGCCGGTGCGGAATGCGGAGGTGTGCCTGTTTGCGGAGGATGAAGGCACCCTCCAGGTCATCGGTTACAAAACGCCCCGGCCCATCCGTTATTTTTATGCGGACCGCCCCCTGTCCGTGGGCACGTGGACTACGCTGGAACAAATTCTGGATGAAGACTGGGGCGGCCGCTCCACGGACAACAAGGGCGTTTTCATCGGCGGCGGGGATTCCTCAGACGGTTCCCGGAAAGCTCCGGAAAACCTGGATTTAAGGAAGAATTTCAACCCGTGCGCCGTGTGGCTGGCTTCACTCCGCACGGACGGGGAGGGCCGTTTCAAGGCCGAATACAGGAATCCGGATACGCTGACCCGCTACCGGGTGATGGCGGTCGCCCTGGCGGGAGCTGCCGATTTTGGAACCGGGGAAAGCGCCTATGTGGTCAACAAGCCCGTGATGCTGGAACCCGCTCCCCCCTTCGCCGCAACGGAGGGTGATTCCCTGAATATTCCGGTGACGGTGAGCCAGACGGGTGACAGAAAAGGGCCGTGGGTGGTCACGCTGAAGTCCGGTTCCGCCGTAGCCTCCGTGTCCCAGCCCGTGCAGACGCTGACTTTGAACGGGAACCAGCCGAAAACGCTGGTGTTCAACGTGAAATTCACGCAGCCCGGAGAAGCGCGGCTGACCTGGGACATACGTGCCGCTGATGGCAGCGGCGCGCCTTATTCCTCCGGGGTTTACTCCCTGCTGAAGGATACCGTGGAGCATGCGTTTGAGGTGGTGCCTCCCTTCCCTGACCTGCGGGAGCTGCGCTGCTTCTCTCTTTCCTCCGGGAAGACGCTTGATCTGCCGGAATTGGTGACTACGCCTTTTCTGAAGGGAACGCCCATCCGAGTGACGCTCGGCACATCTCCCCTGCTGTATGCGGACGGCAGCGTGAATTATCTGTTGCGTTATCCGTACGGTTGCCTGGAACAACTTTCCTCCTCCACGCTCCCGTGGCTTTATGAGCCGCTTCTGGCCAAATTCCTTCCCGGCTTCAAGGGAAAATCTCCGGAGGACCGTTCGCGGGCCCTGCGGAGCGGCGTGTACAAGATTATGAAGAACCAGCTTTCCTCCGGTGGCCTGGCCTACTGGCAGGGAGGCACGGAGGTGAGCGAATATTGTCCGTATGCCGCGCTGGTGCTGACCCTGGCGCGGGAGCAGGGAGTTTACGTTCCGGAGCATGATCTTGACAAGCTGTACGCCTATCTGGGGCGGCAGCTGTCCGGAAATC includes these proteins:
- a CDS encoding cob(I)yrinic acid a,c-diamide adenosyltransferase, whose translation is MSVITKRGDSGETDLMFGKRSPKTAPRIEAYGTVDELNSLIGVVRHSGVSPRTVEMLDGVQARLVGAMGELATLEEDLPKYDEKGYARITAEDVAWLEEQAHLLEKECDIRFKGWARPGKEGSLGAAQLDLARSVCRRAERRVVALRLDNALSNVNTALFLNRLSDLCWVLARFEALDAVEKAED
- a CDS encoding alpha-2-macroglobulin family protein — encoded protein: MKSYSFAIGCFLGICSICSSLAATTVVYPPPSPTHLEKGKPFQLVFDKAVVPASEVGKPAAPELMSFSPEEKPLELALDKSAVPGAGLTGLEEAGLTVLFPSLKFSSKWITPNVLECVPLEEVPFRASYLWKPAENARFLDGSPVPSVPLRLAGRMTWNFFLSSMDRGWQGSEVYPWESFFLVIPDAVPDKGNSSDSLYGNGKGFLMLPGYCSWKEALEKNLRFVGVLEADQLKSADFKEQFKAAAGENNMGFRLRPATLKEIRDAKSYRVRNIAGEGRFRGSPESMAVPGVYVIQPEGMFRYGRDYYLVSLDASFLSSRGRERKTGWDEIKLGTVPRFSASGYYHAFSGSGGRLTLEWTLPVQIGDLAQFCRDHVELFMEGDKKPMAYDEQEGGFTASLGGEEGEAARNVVIRLDRERLADMKHIRPQWYSSLPFLVSGEAAVFKLKWKLKGVRSVDGQELSRKNAEDSVEVRPEAPSLYLDAGNNGVMYAGSRKLKASVSNLKDLTVRGYRIRDGYQHQTMAAYRKIYERDQEAPLARTVTDRDQRHFLPAELLAADKKGELALDVRDKTEASVSLDGLFGGSVEPGMYFIEVEGRVSNPVLEAYRLFGAPSENGGRRDFSRDEASYAVQAVVQVTDLGVLHKKTADDMFVYVYSLATGKAAEKAQVQLLDDGGAVLASVPVEQGAVRLPMTGMDKKAAYVRVLSGADSYLSPLKDWPGKVSTWSFDVKTLPYEWEALGLNPASTAETRLFMFSDRNLYRPGETMHLKGIVRSLLDNRLTLAPVEEVKLTIRDSRDREVAVKQVNLSDTGTFDLDFTFPDEETGTYAVLASLRLKGDSAQAGKEDGSSEDGYDYKKYYREEVYKSNREFRYPVEVAEFKRNEFEVEERIHNLKPGAAVLKADVKATNFTGTPVSGGKVNWSLRSVPSNFYPAGYRDYRFGDYRDEDAGYWEAYYGYSGGGSSSHMKQQSAVLDGEGRNTVEFSLDGQSFPRARRLSLQASVVNGNEQLVKTSRSAVWNPASVFVGVKNSSSICRQGTPLDLRLIALGLDGKPYAGNGLDLNMTVTRTAFRPVRYESDDATTVRNDEVTSTVMEKALTVTPADSADIRTGGKAVSIPTAQDGIYEVAFSGRDADGREFRTAVKYWVYGSDVSPWEYHDGLKVKIIPDKQLYKPGETARLLVQTPIEGEVMVTVEREKVLRSFARKLTLDNPVIEVPLEDADAPNVYVSVFLVKGADLSGRKARNPQLKLGYAALKVQPIRHILNVKVSPPAGMSRPGSLAVVRGVVTDYSGRPVRNAEVCLFAEDEGTLQVIGYKTPRPIRYFYADRPLSVGTWTTLEQILDEDWGGRSTDNKGVFIGGGDSSDGSRKAPENLDLRKNFNPCAVWLASLRTDGEGRFKAEYRNPDTLTRYRVMAVALAGAADFGTGESAYVVNKPVMLEPAPPFAATEGDSLNIPVTVSQTGDRKGPWVVTLKSGSAVASVSQPVQTLTLNGNQPKTLVFNVKFTQPGEARLTWDIRAADGSGAPYSSGVYSLLKDTVEHAFEVVPPFPDLRELRCFSLSSGKTLDLPELVTTPFLKGTPIRVTLGTSPLLYADGSVNYLLRYPYGCLEQLSSSTLPWLYEPLLAKFLPGFKGKSPEDRSRALRSGVYKIMKNQLSSGGLAYWQGGTEVSEYCPYAALVLTLAREQGVYVPEHDLDKLYAYLGRQLSGNPREELLAAWALARAGHMPASLLNRLLDHARELKAEDRLYLALAAALSPRPEAKAQARNLVKVSAEEMKEPRCRLLAALAEMALAPGDEAVRERLERLVVDRMSGSFGGRAPYSTWTSGWDVLLLGEYLKGLQTAPLSAPFRVERGGRTLDGVCSVSSPARFLTAVGEKAVLSLPEAGTRVYGMAEAHGRSSTQRDGAAVNRGFAVSRIYEKLSPEGTWTPAAEFAVGELVRITLQVDKAPDPLTYVVMEDYLPSAFEALNPALLSQMPGGRESEAGDEGNRWFYWSGWVSHREFLKDRVRFFANSWREGRFTARYLARVTKSGAVIAPSAKAELMYKPETYGLSIPQKLTVSPGQ